From the Sphingomonas aliaeris genome, one window contains:
- a CDS encoding RluA family pseudouridine synthase, with amino-acid sequence MSEQDVRTFKVGADDDGIRLDRWFKRNLPDTSFTTVAMWARSGQLRVDGARATPGDRIAAGQLIRVPPVEAVREDAPKKKERVELSDEQNAYIREMVIHRDAQAIVINKPPGLATQGGTKTTEHVDGLLDGLQFDGESRPKLVHRLDKDTSGALLIARTTRAAAYFAKTFSSRTARKTYWALVVGVPSIEDGTIELPIAKQPGSGGEKMHVDEKEGAPARTRYRVIEMAGTTTAWLELIPYTGRTHQLRVHLAAIGHPIVGDGKYGGQAAFLTGGISRKMHLHSRRIRVDHPDGGEIDVQAELPTHFAESLKQLGFDEMLGNTMPLETPPPPSKAVKKQQAKQHAKNLRKDRKGERRNRGSEPVRGAAGKAPPKGKPAGKKPGPKPAPKKPGPPRARP; translated from the coding sequence ATGAGCGAGCAAGACGTCCGTACTTTCAAGGTGGGGGCCGATGACGACGGCATCCGGCTGGACCGTTGGTTCAAGCGCAACCTGCCCGATACCAGCTTCACGACGGTGGCGATGTGGGCGCGGTCCGGCCAGTTGCGCGTCGATGGCGCGCGCGCGACGCCGGGCGACCGGATCGCCGCCGGTCAGTTGATCCGCGTGCCCCCGGTCGAGGCGGTGCGCGAGGATGCGCCGAAGAAGAAGGAACGCGTCGAGCTTTCCGACGAACAGAACGCCTATATCCGCGAGATGGTGATCCACCGCGATGCGCAGGCGATCGTCATCAACAAGCCGCCGGGCCTCGCGACACAGGGCGGCACCAAGACGACCGAGCATGTCGACGGGCTGCTCGACGGATTGCAGTTCGACGGCGAAAGCCGGCCGAAGCTGGTCCACCGGCTGGACAAGGATACGAGCGGGGCGCTGCTGATCGCGCGGACGACGCGTGCGGCGGCGTATTTCGCGAAGACTTTCTCCTCACGGACCGCTCGCAAGACCTATTGGGCGCTGGTCGTCGGCGTGCCGTCGATCGAGGATGGTACGATCGAACTGCCGATCGCCAAGCAGCCGGGCAGCGGTGGCGAGAAGATGCATGTCGACGAGAAGGAAGGCGCGCCGGCCCGTACGCGGTACCGCGTGATCGAGATGGCGGGCACGACGACCGCGTGGCTGGAACTGATCCCCTATACCGGGCGGACGCACCAATTGCGCGTGCATCTGGCGGCGATCGGGCATCCGATCGTCGGCGACGGGAAATATGGCGGGCAGGCCGCGTTCCTGACCGGCGGGATCAGTCGCAAGATGCACCTGCATTCGCGCCGCATCCGCGTCGATCATCCCGATGGCGGCGAAATCGACGTGCAGGCCGAACTGCCGACGCATTTCGCGGAGAGCCTGAAACAGCTCGGTTTCGACGAAATGCTTGGCAATACAATGCCGTTGGAGACGCCGCCGCCGCCGAGCAAGGCGGTGAAGAAGCAGCAGGCGAAGCAACATGCGAAGAACCTGCGCAAGGATCGCAAGGGCGAACGGCGCAACCGCGGCAGCGAACCGGTGCGCGGCGCGGCAGGCAAGGCGCCGCCGAAGGGCAAGCCGGCCGGCAAGAAGCCCGGACCCAAGCCGGCGCCGAAAAAGCCGGGGCCACCCCGGGCACGCCCCTGA
- a CDS encoding FMN-binding negative transcriptional regulator, translating into MHPNASFRWEDRAAMRDLVSALGFGALFAGTPDGPRVAHVPVVWLDDDTIALHVARGNGIARHLDGATALFVAQGPDGYVSPDYYGLGPDQVPTWNYVAVELEGTMRRMDEAGLVDQLDRLSAEQEAKLAPKTPWVRDKMDPKLFAQHLRGIVGYRLEIQGWRGTRKLGQNKPEAARLAAADGVEAAGRRAIAHLMRNPA; encoded by the coding sequence ATGCATCCGAACGCGTCGTTCCGCTGGGAAGACCGCGCGGCGATGCGCGATCTGGTATCGGCTTTGGGGTTCGGCGCGCTGTTCGCGGGGACGCCGGACGGCCCCCGCGTCGCGCATGTGCCGGTCGTGTGGCTGGATGACGATACGATCGCGCTGCACGTCGCGCGCGGCAACGGCATTGCGCGGCATCTGGACGGGGCGACGGCTTTGTTCGTCGCGCAGGGGCCGGACGGTTATGTCAGCCCGGATTATTACGGGCTGGGGCCGGATCAGGTGCCGACGTGGAATTATGTCGCGGTCGAACTGGAAGGCACGATGCGGCGGATGGACGAGGCCGGGCTGGTCGATCAGCTGGACCGGCTGAGCGCCGAGCAGGAGGCGAAGCTCGCGCCCAAGACGCCCTGGGTCCGCGACAAGATGGACCCGAAGCTGTTCGCGCAGCACCTTCGCGGGATTGTCGGCTATCGGCTGGAGATCCAGGGCTGGCGGGGCACGCGCAAGCTTGGGCAGAACAAGCCCGAGGCGGCGCGGCTGGCGGCGGCGGACGGGGTGGAAGCGGCGGGACGCCGGGCGATCGCGCACCTGATGCGGAATCCGGCATGA
- a CDS encoding HAD-IA family hydrolase: MNKLALFDCDGTLVDSQANICAAVEQAFALHGIAIPERAAIRRIVGLSLVEAMRGLLPGADDAQHRAMAEDYKLAFQRMRATGALADEPLFDGMIAMLDRLDADGWVFGVATGKSDRGLAHVLDLHGIKARFVTLQTADRHPSKPHPSMIETAMAEAGSSPETTVMIGDTSYDIVMGRNAGTRTVGVSWGYHPAEELLACGAHAVAAEVADLPGLMVG, from the coding sequence ATGAACAAATTGGCGCTGTTCGATTGCGACGGCACGTTGGTCGACAGCCAAGCGAACATCTGCGCTGCGGTCGAACAGGCCTTCGCGCTGCACGGAATCGCGATCCCGGAACGCGCGGCGATCCGCCGGATCGTCGGGCTGAGCCTGGTCGAGGCGATGCGCGGACTGTTGCCCGGTGCCGACGACGCGCAGCATCGCGCGATGGCGGAGGATTACAAGCTGGCGTTCCAGCGGATGCGCGCGACGGGCGCGCTGGCGGACGAACCGTTGTTCGACGGGATGATCGCGATGCTGGACCGTCTGGATGCCGATGGCTGGGTGTTCGGCGTGGCGACGGGCAAGTCCGATCGCGGGCTGGCGCACGTGCTGGACCTGCACGGCATCAAGGCGCGGTTCGTGACCTTGCAGACCGCCGACCGCCACCCGTCCAAGCCGCACCCGTCGATGATCGAGACCGCGATGGCGGAGGCGGGATCGTCGCCCGAGACGACGGTGATGATCGGCGACACCAGCTATGACATCGTAATGGGTCGGAATGCGGGCACGCGGACGGTGGGCGTGTCGTGGGGTTATCATCCGGCCGAGGAATTGCTGGCGTGCGGTGCGCATGCGGTGGCGGCCGAAGTGGCGGATTTGCCGGGGTTGATGGTGGGTTAG
- a CDS encoding ATP12 family chaperone protein, with the protein MKRFWTDVAVDAAGVVTLDGRPVRTPGRVPLALPFPALADAVAEEWRGVTGEIDPRAMPMTGLSNAVIDRIAPDTAAFAASLATFGESDLLYYRAPEPDALVARQALLWDPLLSWARTRYDVHFEIVQGVMHRTQPAATIARLGDAIAARTAWELAGLSPIVTIGGSLIAALAVVEGAATAEEAWRAVEADEDWQTEQWGRDEVSIAALESRRRDFFAGARFLELIG; encoded by the coding sequence ATGAAGCGATTCTGGACGGATGTGGCGGTGGATGCCGCGGGCGTCGTGACGCTGGACGGCCGGCCGGTGCGCACGCCGGGACGCGTGCCGCTGGCCCTGCCCTTCCCCGCGCTCGCCGATGCGGTGGCGGAGGAATGGCGCGGGGTGACGGGCGAGATCGATCCGCGCGCGATGCCGATGACCGGCCTGTCCAATGCAGTGATCGACCGGATCGCCCCCGACACCGCCGCCTTCGCCGCGAGTCTGGCGACGTTCGGCGAAAGCGACCTGCTCTATTACCGCGCGCCGGAACCGGATGCTCTGGTCGCGCGGCAGGCGTTGCTGTGGGATCCGCTGCTAAGCTGGGCACGGACGCGGTACGACGTGCATTTCGAGATCGTCCAAGGCGTCATGCACCGCACGCAGCCCGCCGCGACGATCGCGCGGCTGGGCGATGCGATCGCGGCGCGAACGGCGTGGGAACTGGCCGGCCTGTCCCCGATCGTCACGATCGGCGGATCGCTGATCGCGGCGCTGGCGGTGGTCGAGGGCGCGGCGACCGCCGAAGAGGCGTGGCGCGCGGTCGAGGCGGACGAGGACTGGCAGACCGAGCAATGGGGCCGCGACGAAGTGTCGATCGCAGCACTCGAATCGCGGCGCAGGGATTTCTTCGCGGGTGCGCGTTTCCTGGAACTGATCGGCTGA